The following proteins are co-located in the Vicia villosa cultivar HV-30 ecotype Madison, WI unplaced genomic scaffold, Vvil1.0 ctg.000422F_1_1, whole genome shotgun sequence genome:
- the LOC131628067 gene encoding uncharacterized protein LOC131628067 yields the protein MENLLRSREYWSVVETGYTLPKEGVVQTDAQKKILDEMKLKDLKAKNYLFQSLDKSILKTITKKETSKQLWDSMKMKYQGNARVQHAQLNRLRREFEVLAMKPGELINNYFGRVMVISNDMRNCRENMDNVKIVEKILRTLTEKWNYTVCSIEEAKDIDELSVDALQSYLLVLEQKFKKEPDEEQALVVSYNEGGSNRGRGRNSFRGGREHGRGHQNYKKATI from the coding sequence ATGGAAAACCTCCTCCGATCAAGAGAATATTGGAGTGTGGTGGAGACAGGCTATACTCTTCCCAAAGAAGGTGTTGTTCAGACAGATGCCCAGAAGAAGATTCTTGACGAGATGAAACTCAAAGATCTAAAGGCAAAGAATTATTTGTTTCAGTCTCTGGACAAATCAATTCTAAAAACCATAACAAAGAAGGAGACGTCCAAGCAGTTATGGGATTCGATGAAGATGAAATATCAGGGGAATGCTCGAGTCCAACATGCTCAGCTCAACCGACTTCGAAGGGAGTTCGAGGTCTTGGCCATGAAACCAGGTGAGTTAATTAATAATTACTTTGGCAGGGTGATGGTCATTTCTAATGACATGCGGAATTGCAGAGAAAACATGGATAATGTCAAAATTGTCGAGAAAATTCTGCGAACATTGACAGAGAAGTGGAACTATACAGTGTGTTCCATCGAGGAAGCTAAGGATATTGATGAACTTTCAGTAGATGCCCTACAAAGTTATCTCTTAGTCCTTGAACAAAAGTTCAAGAAAGAACCCGACGAGGAGCAAGCATTAGTAGTGTCTTACAATGAAGGTGGTAGCAATCGAGGGCGAGGAAGAAATTCCTTTAGAGGAGGAAGAGAACATGGTCGGGGGCATCAAAATTACAAAAAAGCAACCATTTAA